Proteins from a genomic interval of Dunckerocampus dactyliophorus isolate RoL2022-P2 chromosome 5, RoL_Ddac_1.1, whole genome shotgun sequence:
- the LOC129181128 gene encoding alpha-N-acetylgalactosamine-specific lectin-like: MEMEAVVFAFAASSITTAKMAFSVRVFFLLCGVSGLLTGAWSWDRKGKDECCPKDWTRLDDHCYIVYDDARTFADAESICNILGGNLASVSSALKNAVIYELVQAEGLSDAWIGLHDAIEDGDFIWTDGKPLDFENFEGGAPDGMGDCVHISTRGEWFDIDCTTEEAYVCITEVYCP, translated from the exons atggagatggaggctgtcgtgtttgcatttgcag CATCCAGCATCACCACTGCAAAG ATGGCATTTTCTGTTCGCGTGTTCTTCCTCCTTTGTGGCGTCAGTGGACTGCTGACTGGAGCT TGGTCCTGGGATCGCAAGGGCAAAG ATGAATGCTGTCCTAAGGACTGGACTCGCTTGGATGATCACTGTTACATCGTCTATGACGACGCCAGGACTTTTGCAGATGCAGAG AGCATCTGCAACATCCTTGGTGGGAATCTGGCCTCAGTCAGCAGCGCATTGAAAAATGCCGTCATTTATGAGCTGGTTCAGGCAGAAGGTTTGAGTGATGCCTGGATTGGACTCCATGATGCCATTGAG GATGGAGACTTTATTTGGACTGATGGCAAACCATTAGATTTTGAGAACTTTGAAGGTGGTGCGCCTGACGGAATGGGTGACTGCGTGCACATTTCTACCCGTG gtgaATGGTTTGATATAGACTGCACCACCGAGGAGGCATATGTTTGCATCACAGAAGTGTACTGCCCCTAA